A stretch of Brassica napus cultivar Da-Ae chromosome C6, Da-Ae, whole genome shotgun sequence DNA encodes these proteins:
- the LOC125588452 gene encoding MATH domain and coiled-coil domain-containing protein At3g58360-like: MEKEVDKKFTWVIKDFSSLYISAYPKGYKVDNFLSLYLEVPDYGSLPSGWRRHARYRLIVVNQRSEKLSRQLGNISSYCLTAGGFPSVLSLDEINSKDGGFLANGELKIAIEIDLLDIIGKVEVNGFHLLSSQVEYASRMFEKHPDTALEIHLKNPNLRTGYMNLLLSLIDTLRQSPHELPKDDLDEAHYVLESLIDAGFKLDWLEKKISQVSKMKEKAKDGEFRRQEIEEELKDLKQKSSDVEAQLEKEKSEALAAKTPISFDDIIE, translated from the exons ATGGAGAAGGAAGTTGATAAGAAGTTCACTTGGGTGATAAAGGATTTCTCTTCTTT GTATATCAGTGCATATCCTAAAGGATACAAGGTTGATAACTTTCTGTCATTGTATCTTGAAGTTCCCGATTATGGATCATTGCCATCTGGATGGAGAAGACACGCACGATATCGCCTCATTGTTGTAAATCAGCGTTCTGAGAAACTCTCCCGGCAACTTGGTAATATTTCCTCGTACTG TCTAACAGCTGGGGGCTTTCCATCCGTGCTTTCCCTTGATGAAATTAATTCCAAAGATGGCGGGTTTCTTGCAAACGGGGAGCTCAAAATTGCTATCGAGATAGATCTTCTTGACATTATTGGCAAAGTAGAGGTTAATGggtttcatcttctttcttcacAG GTGGAATACGCGAGCCGTATGTTTGAAAAACACCCAGATACTGCTCTTGAAATCCATCTAAAGAACCCAAATCTTAGGACAGGTTACATGAATTTGCTACTCAGCCTGATTGATACTTTGCGTCAGTCTCCTCACGAGCTCCCCAAGGATGATCTGGACGAGGCGCATTATGTACTGGAATCCTTGATTGATGCTGGTTTTAAGTTGGATTGGTTGGAGAAGAAAATTTCTCAAGTTTCAAAAATGAAGGAGAAAGCGAAAGATGGTGAGTTTCGTAGGCAAGAGATTGAGGAAGAGTTGAAAGATTTGAAGCAGAAGAGCTCGGATGTGGAAGCTCAGCTGGAGAAGGAGAAGTCAGAGGCATTGGCTGCTAAAACTCCTATCTCATTCGATGATATTATCGAATGA
- the LOC125589221 gene encoding prostatic spermine-binding protein, which yields MVDWSDFYDDYDENWDVDYFSDGYPYKWDFDNDDTYGEETSDFYGYEMHRDHSCSFAQNSSDCYGYEVYSDHNDTPDDDTSESYESDEDSDDEDDDTSESYESEEDSDDDDDDSDEEWNHHDDNCSEAHSDFSAYEDNWDYDDTYYSDEDFGDFCDYD from the coding sequence ATGGTGGATTGGAGTGATTTTTATGACGACTATGATGAGAATTGGGATGTTGATTACTTCAGTGATGGCTACCCATACAAATGGGACTTTGATAATGATGATACTTATGGAGAGGAGACAAGTGACTTCTATGGATATGAAATGCATAGGGATCATAGTTGTTCTTTTGCACAGAACTCGAGTGATTGCTATGGATATGAAGTGTATTCAGATCATAATGATACTCCTGATGATGACACAAGTGAAAGCTATGAATCAGATGAGGATtctgatgatgaggatgatgacACAAGTGAAAGCTATGAATCGGAAGAGGATTCTGATGATGACGACGATGATTCAGACGAAGAGTGGAATCATCATGATGATAATTGTTCCGAGGCCCATAGTGATTTCTCGGCATATGAAGATAATTGGGATTATGATGATACTTATTATTCAGATGAAGACTTTGGAGATTTCTGTGACTATGACTAG
- the LOC106353191 gene encoding protein RESTRICTED TEV MOVEMENT 3-like, with amino-acid sequence MGEQVDKRFTWVLKNFSDLQDEPSFSRPFVFAGCNWHIIAYPKGYEKCRHLSLYLGIVNPESLPSGWRRVLKFRLTLVNKVWRSETKVLEGQRWFDASSSVWGFKEFIPLSTVRYRDNKFLVGDKIVIVAELHLFPVVVETVKIIQPLSCNEGSQVAAGKSQNAASSQEKVVDFDVSQGIPCVDASQEGLDDDGASEENVDDDDDGASQEGSDDDGPLEEGSDDDDDDASSLVSEDGSSEKGSLKDGSLTVRNCGMKCNNVASETEVSNVDYDNAPIEDPGDDDVIENDQGDDNTSSLVSGVSDRDVGSLNKFEVASQREEDGDMKCNKVASVTEASNDFPEEVQPVKETKHVNGFQVLSSQVESVSHIFKRHPDIALGFRPKNQEIRRAYMNELFNLIEMLCQPPEKLSVDDLSNADDTLADLIDVGFKLDWLKIKLDEVSEKKKKEKGSEARLRTMEEELQKLKLMFVNLEIQLQKEKAEALAARAPLSFDDVVC; translated from the exons TTACCCCAAGGGGTATGAGAAGTGCAGACACTTATCTCTGTATCTGGGTATTGTAAATCCTGAATCTTTACCATCAGGATGGAGAAGAGTATTGAAGTTTCGCCTCACTCTTGTTAATAAGGTCTGGAGAAGTGAAACAAAAGTATTAG AAGGGCAACGGTGGTTCGATGCAAGTAGTAGCGTTTGGGGGTTTAAAGAGTTCATCCCCCTTTCAACAGTTCGTTACAGAGATAATAAATTTCTGGTTGGTGACAAAATTGTTATTGTCGCTGAACTACACCTTTTTCCAGTTGTTGTGGAAACTGTGAAGATTATTCAACCTCTGAGCTGTAATGAAGGAAGCCAAGTTGCTGCTGGAAAATCTCAGAATGCTGCATCctctcaagagaaagtagtagACTTTGATGTCTCTCAGGGGATTCCCTGTGTTGATGCATCTCAAGAGGGTTTGGATGATGATGGTGCATCTGAAGAgaatgttgatgatgatgatgatggcgcATCTCAAGAAGGCTCAGATGATGATGGTCCATTGGAAGAGggctctgatgatgatgatgatgatgcttcATCTCTTGTTTCTGAAGATGGAAGTAGTGAAAAAGGTTCTTTGAAGGACGGATCTCTTACAGTAAGAAACTGTGGTATGAAGTGTAACAATGTGGCATCTGAGACTGAGGTTTCCAATGTGGATTATGATAATGCGCCTATAGAGGATCCAGGGGATGATGATGTAATTGAAAATGATCAGGGTGATGATAATACTTCGTCTCTTGTTTCCGGTGTCAGTGACAGAGATGTAGGCTCTCTAAACAAATTTGAGGTCGCCTCTCAGAGAGAAGAGGATGGTGATATGAAGTGTAATAAAGTAGCATCTGTTACTGAGGCTTCCAATGATTTTCCGGAGGAGGTTCAACCAGTAAAGGAAACCAAACATGTTAATGGTTTTCAGGTTTTATCTTCACAG GTTGAATCAGTGAGCCACATATTCAAAAGACACCCGGACATAGCATTAGGCTTCCGTCCAAAGAACCAAGAGATCAGAAGAGCTTACATGAATGAACTCTTTAACCTCATCGAGATGCTCTGCCAGCCACCAGAGAAGCTCTCCGTGGATGATCTGAGCAATGCTGATGACACGCTGGCTGATCTGATTGATGTTGGCTTTAAATTGGATTGGCTGAAGATAAAGCTGGATGAGGTttctgagaagaagaagaaggaaaagggTAGTGAGGCTCGGCTACGAACAATGGAGGAAGAGTTGCAGAAGCTGAAGCTGATGTTCGTAAATCTTGAAATTCAGCTGCAGAAGGAAAAGGCGGAGGCTTTGGCTGCAAGAGCTCCTCTCTCGTTCGATGATGTTGTTTGCTGA